AGGAGAGGAAAGTAATATTTAAATTATTCTCTTATTCGTACGAATAAGAGAATAGTTAGTCTGAAATTATGTCTGTAATAAATATTATTTATGAAGACGACGATGTGCTTGTTGTAAACAAACCTTCTGGTCTTGTGGTGCATTCGGATGGGAAAACAAAAGAAATCACGCTAAGCGACTGGGCTGTTTCACACTACCCACAGATAAAAGGAGTCGGTGAATCCCTAATACTCAGTGACGGCACTACAGTAGAGCGTCACGGCATTGTGCATCGATTAGACCGAGAGACTTCAGGTGTTATGGTGCTCGCTAAAAATCAGGAAGCATTTTTGTTTCTCAAAAATCAATTTGAAAAAAGAGAAATAAAGAAAATATACAATGCATTTGTATATGGAAAACTGAAAGAAAAGGAAGGAACAATAGACAAACCGATTGCAAGAAGCTCAAGCGATTTTCGCAAATGGTCTGCACAAGAGGGAATGCGGGGAAAAGAAAGAGAAGCAGTCACATCCTACACTGTTCTCGAAGATTGTGCGGACGCATCATTTGTTGAAATTACTCCCACGACAGGAAGGACTCACCAGATACGGGTACATTTCAAAGCAATAAATCACCCACTTGTATGTGACAGTCTTTATGCTCCCAAACGCAAATGTTTATTTGGTTTTGACAGACTTGCACTTCATGCTCGCATACTGACCACGTCTCTTCCTAAAGGAGGCACTGCAACACTTGAAGCAGAACTACCCAATGATTTTAAAACTGCGCTCACAGAACTCGCAAAGCTCAAACAGAGCATATAATTCTTGCGTGCTTGATAGGTGTGTGGTAAAGTTTCACCACTATGAATATGGTTGGCGTTAAAATCTCTCCTGTAAATATGGAGGATCGGAAAAAACTCGGCATTCGTGCCGGAGACACAATTCGTGTGTGGCAGAAAATACAGGAAAAAGACAAAACAAGACTTCAAGCATTTGAAGGACTTGTGCTCGCGACTAAGCACGGCAGTGAGCCAGGGGCAACGTTTACAGTGCGTAGGGTTGCAAGCGGTGTTGGAATGGAGAAAATTTTCCCACTATATTCTCCTATGATAGATAAAATTGAGATTATAAAGCGTTCAAAAGTGCGTCGGTCAAAACTCTACTATATTCGTGAAAAAGCGGCTAAGGAAATCAAGCGCCAGATGCGTCACATGACCATGGTCAATCTTTCAACTTCGTCACAAAAGGACGATGAAGCAGAAGAAGAGCCAGCTGAAGATGTGGTTACAAATGAAGATGGAGAGGCACCAGAGCAAACTGAAGAAAATCCGAAAGAGAAAGAAGACAATCCCAAAACAGGTGGAGATACGGATGCAGAAGCAGACAAGAAAGAGTAAACTGGAGTAAATGCCCAGGTGGTGAAATTGGTAGACACGCTACCTTGAGGGGGTAGTGGGGGCAACCCCGTGCTGGTTCAACTCCAGTCCTGGGCACAAATACAAATAGATACTGCTGTGTGGCAGTATTTACTTATATTTTTGTGGACTGGAGTTGAACTGGAAGGGGGTCGGGGGAACATATGTTCCCCCGTGGAGGAAAACAGATCGCAGAATGCGGTCGTTAGAAACAGTGAGTTTCTAAGGCGCAACGAATGAAATGAGTGAGCAGTGAAATTTCCAGTCCTGGGCACAAGTTATTTTTGTAATGAAAAAAGCGAAGGGTAGCACCCTTCGCTTTATGTGTTATCAGTTTCGTCATACGAATTAAATACAAGTTGAAAAGTACGATATACAATCCAACATGCAATTCCAATAGAAAGCAGTGGGTCTATTAGGATCCAACCACTTATCCAGATGAGAATACCTCCTATGACCACTACAACACTTTGTATGAGATCGGAGATTACATGAAAAGACAGAGCGCGATGTGCATGGTGTTTGTGCTCGCTTGCCGCACCTTCAAGGACATGGTGTTGCCAGTAGTTACCAACACCACCGATGAAGGCGACAACAATCATCACCGAACTTATTATCTCATTTGGATTCTCAAAGCGTTTGATTGCTTCAAACACTATCCAGATCACAATTAGGAACAAGAGTCCAATATTAATCCAAAAGGCGACATTGCGTACACGTTTCGCTTGAGCACCGAATCTGACGAGCACAGCAGCCAAAAGTGTTACCACGATGGCAGTACTGTCGCCGAATACATGTCCTGCATCAGCAAATAATGCAAGGCTATTCGAGACAATTGCACCAATGATTTCAAAGATAAGAATTGCGAGAGTAATCCACAGTACCCGGGAAAGCCGTCTGACCTCACACCAACAATCGGTAGGGTCAGGGCAGTTAATAAAGTGCCCCTTCATGGGAACCTCCTTGCTGGTTATAATCTGTTAAAATCAAAACATTTATTTTTTATATTGTCAATTACATCAGAAGTAGTATAATCGCTCTAATGCTCTACACACGGAAAGGTGATTATGGAAAAACAGGCACATTCGGTAGTGAAAAGAGAATCTCAAAAAGTTCTGTACTTTTGGAAGCCCTAGGAACGATGGACGAGATGAATTCATTCTTGGGTTTATGCAAAGTGTCCACAAAAGAATCCGGATTCAAACTCGGCAGGACACCACTCCACGAGATAGTGCACGCAGTTCAGAAAAATCTGTTCATTATTCAAGCAGAGCTTGCTGGTGCGGATAAGACTATAGATGAGAAGAAAGTAAAAGCACTAGAGAGTATTGTGGATGCGACAGAGAAAGAACTTCAGCCTATAACAACATTCTTTATTTCAGGAGGTACTGAGCTTGCGGCGCGCTTTGATTTTGCGCGAACACTCACGCGCCGCGCTGAAAGGCGAGTCGTTGCAGTAAATGAAAATACCGAGCAGAAAATAGGCGAGCACACACTCGCATACCTCAATCGACTTTCGAGTTTATTCTATACACTAGCTAGACTTAGTAACCATCTCTCTGGTATAACTGAAGAGTCTCCGGATTATAAATAGACATGGTGGCTGTAGCTCAGCGGTAGAGCCCTCGGTTGTGGTCCGAGTGGTCGTCGGTTCGAATCCGATCAGCCACCCAAGATAATATAAAAATAGCATGTGCCATTTTTATATTGACTCTGTGTGTAGTGTGTTCGGATTCGAACACGAAAGGGGTCTGGGAAACAGTTGTTTCCCCGTGGCGGAATTATTCAAACCGAGGGGTTTGAAAGCGCAGCGAACAAAGTGAGCGAGCAGTGAGTATTCCGATCAGCCACCCAGTAAAATCCAATACTAATTTATAGTGGATAAGTTTTGCGCTTTAAGAGTGCTAATTTTCTATACTATAGGCATATGGAACTAACTCTATTTCTGGCTCAACTATTTGGGCTCTACTTTATAATTATGGGAAGTGCTTTGCTTATAAAGCGAAAAACACTGGTTTTTGTCATTAACGATTTATTTAAGTACAGTGGATTTGTTTTTTTTACCGGAATCATAATTCTCATTATGGGGCTTCTTTTGGTTTTGAGCCATAATGTCTGGGAGCCGGGTCTTGCATGGATTATCACACTACTTGCATGGGTAACGTTGGTTAAAGGAATGTTGTACATCTTCTTACCTCAAGCTGTACTTGCAAAAATTGGGAAACGATTCAGCAAGAATGGCTGGTATCCATTGGCAGGGATTATCGCTATTGCTATGGGTATATACTTTATTTCACAAGGATTTGACCTTTTCTAAAAATCATTGCATAAGTTTATAAAAAAGTGCAATTTCCAAAACCCTTGCCTTTTTTAAGAATATAGTATTAAATTACATGCACTTATTATTACTAGAGATATGTATATTTAGGTATGAACAAAACAGTACTTACATTAGTCGTTATCGCAGTAGCCCTCCTTGGGGGATACTACGTATTTACCACTTCTCCAGCAGGAGATGGGCAAGTCGCAAACGTTGCATCGGTTTTAACACAAGACAATGATGTATACGCCGAGGACCAGCTTGCGGGTAGTACCGTCGTGGTGCGAGGCGTAAAGTTATCAGCTCCAGGATATGTTGTTATACATCTTGTGGCACAAGATGGTTCAGCCGGTGACATTGTGGGCAATTCTGAATTGCTATCAGAAGGAATCACCGAAAATGTATCAGTGAACCTTGCTGGAGTTTCAGAAGTTGGTGACGCATTTGTCGCTATGCTCCATTCAGACAATGGTGACGGGGTATTTAATACAGAAGAAGACGCACCGACAGTCGATGGTACAGAAATTGTAGTAATGCAATTTGACATCGTAGCTGAGATTGCTGAAGCAACGGAAGTTGATGAAGTAACAGATGATGGTAATGAAGTTGTGAAAGATGGTGATGTGGTGGAAGATGATAGTGTTACAGAGGAAGAAAAGACTATAGAATAATTCAAATACATCAAACAAAAAAGAGGGGCATTAGCCCCTCTTTTTTGTTGCACGATGAATGTGTCAATTTACAGTGTGGTGAACGACTGCTCACTTGATGTTGCGGTGTTGCTCAAGCTATCTACAGATTCTACGATAAAGTGGTAGGTCGTGCTAGCGGTGAGTCCAGTAATATCAAGCGAGTGACTTACCGTTAGTATACCATCTTCCACTTTTGGTATGCTTTCACTTATTGTGAATCCTGAAGTGGTGTCATAGTAGACCGTACTGTCTGCATTCTCATCGGTTGTCCAAGTGACAACCGTTGTGCTTGCAGTTATATTTGCTGAAGCCACACTACTGATAACTGGTGCGGTAGTATCAGGAGCTGTTGTGATGAAATGATGATCACTTGATGTTGCTGTGTTGCCTGAAGTATCGCTTGAAACAATGGTATAGAAGTAAGTTGTTCCCTCAAGTAGTCCAGAGAGCTCTATACTATGGCTCTGTGTCATGGAAGTGTTGCTGACAAAGTCTGTCTCACTGTCGCTAGTGTTGACTGGATCGGTGGTACTGCTGTAATAAACGATAGAGTCGGCATCCTCATCGGTCGTCCAAGTAATTGTCGCTGAGGTGTGGCTGTCGACCGTCTCATTTACATTACTTATAACTGGGTTTGTTGTGTCTGGTGTGGGCGGTTTGGTTGTAAATGTAAACTCATTTGACGTTGTTGCATTCCCAGACGGGTCTTCAGACAAGACGATAAAGTAGTATGTAGTTTCAGCTATCAGTCCGGCAATTATTAGTGAGTGGCTTGTTTCATAATTTGCAGAGTGCACTGATGAATCGGAAGTACTGACTCCAGAGGTCGTGTCGTAGTGAACTGTACTGTCTGAAATCTCATCAGTGTCCCATGTTATGGTTGCAGTAGTTTGAGTTGTGCTCGATGCAACATTACTGACTGTCGGTGCTGTAGTATCACCCTCTGGGGCAGTAGTGAACGAGTGAACACTTGATGTGGTTTTATTTCCAGATGGGTCTTTTGATGAAACTTCGTAGAAATACTCTGTTTCAGCAAGAAGCTCTGTTAGGTTAATACTATGTGATGTTACATCATTTGTGTTTGATACTGTTTGCGGGTCAAATGCATCATCTATAGGTGTTGAAGTAGCGTACTCTACTTTACTATCAGCGTTTTCATCAGTAGTCCAAGTAATAGTTGCAGTTGTGTCTCCCGTTACATCACTTCCAATTGATGAAAGTACTGGATCAGTTTCATCTGGAGCGTCGTCATCTGCACTATCATCCGCACATGCACCTAACACATCCCCATGAGACAAGTGTGCTCGCGCTACAGAACTACCTACTTTTATGGTTTGCTCGTTATCTGTATTGCCAGGAGGGACATGACAGAGAGTAATCTTTCCTTTCTTTCCATCTTTTTTACCCTTTTTATTCTTCAACTCAAATTTAAATTTGATCTCTCCATCCTCCTTCTGTTCAAATTTAAATTCAGTCTTAAGCTCGTTTTCACCATCTTTTTTCTCTGTTTTTAGTTCAATCTTTATTTTTCCCTCTTCTTCTCCTTCTTCCTGTTCAAATTTGAACTTGGATTTAAGCCCATCGCTTGAAGCAATTATCTTAATACTAACTTTTTCTTCATCATCTTTAATTGTGATCTTGAGTTCATCAAGGTTGTTCATATAATCCACAGCAAGCGTTGTCAAATCACTGAT
This genomic stretch from Patescibacteria group bacterium harbors:
- a CDS encoding cation transporter, with amino-acid sequence MKGHFINCPDPTDCWCEVRRLSRVLWITLAILIFEIIGAIVSNSLALFADAGHVFGDSTAIVVTLLAAVLVRFGAQAKRVRNVAFWINIGLLFLIVIWIVFEAIKRFENPNEIISSVMIVVAFIGGVGNYWQHHVLEGAASEHKHHAHRALSFHVISDLIQSVVVVIGGILIWISGWILIDPLLSIGIACWIVYRTFQLVFNSYDETDNT
- a CDS encoding cob(I)yrinic acid a,c-diamide adenosyltransferase, whose protein sequence is MLYTRKGDYGKTGTFGSEKRISKSSVLLEALGTMDEMNSFLGLCKVSTKESGFKLGRTPLHEIVHAVQKNLFIIQAELAGADKTIDEKKVKALESIVDATEKELQPITTFFISGGTELAARFDFARTLTRRAERRVVAVNENTEQKIGEHTLAYLNRLSSLFYTLARLSNHLSGITEESPDYK
- the rplS gene encoding 50S ribosomal protein L19, encoding MVGVKISPVNMEDRKKLGIRAGDTIRVWQKIQEKDKTRLQAFEGLVLATKHGSEPGATFTVRRVASGVGMEKIFPLYSPMIDKIEIIKRSKVRRSKLYYIREKAAKEIKRQMRHMTMVNLSTSSQKDDEAEEEPAEDVVTNEDGEAPEQTEENPKEKEDNPKTGGDTDAEADKKE
- a CDS encoding RluA family pseudouridine synthase; protein product: MSVINIIYEDDDVLVVNKPSGLVVHSDGKTKEITLSDWAVSHYPQIKGVGESLILSDGTTVERHGIVHRLDRETSGVMVLAKNQEAFLFLKNQFEKREIKKIYNAFVYGKLKEKEGTIDKPIARSSSDFRKWSAQEGMRGKEREAVTSYTVLEDCADASFVEITPTTGRTHQIRVHFKAINHPLVCDSLYAPKRKCLFGFDRLALHARILTTSLPKGGTATLEAELPNDFKTALTELAKLKQSI
- a CDS encoding fibronectin type III domain-containing protein, whose amino-acid sequence is METPSNDIEKKLEKIKPVKLSDSEKGVLWSKIMRDIETKSYEKKLSIFSIFSRKFAFASILIVALVGGSTVTVATANDAKPGDFLFPIDIISEKMQLVFTKRNKKSTLRLRFAEERLNEARITLAAVTGTSNFYNNSITETNLETAQSAPLAGHVFDAGDIDKANEALTVALGYLENTRIILVDEGNEIALFIIDDIISDLTTLAVDYMNNLDELKITIKDDEEKVSIKIIASSDGLKSKFKFEQEEGEEEGKIKIELKTEKKDGENELKTEFKFEQKEDGEIKFKFELKNKKGKKDGKKGKITLCHVPPGNTDNEQTIKVGSSVARAHLSHGDVLGACADDSADDDAPDETDPVLSSIGSDVTGDTTATITWTTDENADSKVEYATSTPIDDAFDPQTVSNTNDVTSHSINLTELLAETEYFYEVSSKDPSGNKTTSSVHSFTTAPEGDTTAPTVSNVASSTTQTTATITWDTDEISDSTVHYDTTSGVSTSDSSVHSANYETSHSLIIAGLIAETTYYFIVLSEDPSGNATTSNEFTFTTKPPTPDTTNPVISNVNETVDSHTSATITWTTDEDADSIVYYSSTTDPVNTSDSETDFVSNTSMTQSHSIELSGLLEGTTYFYTIVSSDTSGNTATSSDHHFITTAPDTTAPVISSVASANITASTTVVTWTTDENADSTVYYDTTSGFTISESIPKVEDGILTVSHSLDITGLTASTTYHFIVESVDSLSNTATSSEQSFTTL